In Pedobacter sp. W3I1, one DNA window encodes the following:
- a CDS encoding NAD(P)/FAD-dependent oxidoreductase, with the protein MDFDVIIIGGSYAGLSAALTLGRATRNVLVIDAGKPCNRQTPHSHNFLTHDGDQPADITKAAKAEVLKYPTVRFLEEKAISARQIDGGFNIDVENAGSFAARKLLLATGLKDVLPDINGLAECWAISAVHCPYCHGYEIRNEKIGLLMNGDHAFEMAKNLHLWNKDLTILTNGKSQLSAEQTEKLRSKSITIREDEIIELLHNNGHLEDVVFKNGEKLALKAIYVKPDVEQHFNFDKQLGFELTDLKTIKVDEQQQSTAKGVYAAGDCATLFRSLSIITAAGTMAAVAMNKEMISEEF; encoded by the coding sequence ATGGATTTTGACGTAATTATAATTGGTGGAAGTTATGCTGGTTTATCTGCTGCTTTAACCTTAGGTAGGGCAACCAGAAATGTTCTGGTTATCGATGCTGGCAAACCCTGTAACAGGCAAACCCCACATTCACATAATTTTTTAACGCACGATGGTGATCAGCCCGCCGATATTACTAAAGCTGCCAAGGCAGAAGTACTGAAATACCCAACAGTCAGGTTTTTGGAAGAGAAAGCTATTTCGGCCAGGCAAATAGATGGAGGTTTTAACATTGACGTAGAAAATGCCGGAAGTTTTGCGGCCCGGAAACTATTATTGGCTACTGGTTTAAAAGATGTACTGCCTGATATTAACGGGTTAGCTGAGTGCTGGGCCATTTCTGCTGTACACTGCCCTTATTGCCATGGCTACGAGATCAGGAACGAAAAAATTGGGCTGTTAATGAATGGTGATCACGCGTTCGAGATGGCCAAAAACCTACACCTTTGGAACAAAGATTTAACTATTTTAACCAATGGTAAATCGCAGTTAAGCGCCGAACAGACTGAAAAATTGCGATCTAAATCAATCACGATTAGAGAAGATGAAATTATAGAGTTGCTGCACAACAATGGTCATCTGGAAGATGTTGTTTTTAAGAACGGTGAAAAATTGGCTTTGAAAGCCATATATGTAAAACCTGATGTTGAGCAACATTTTAATTTCGACAAGCAGCTCGGTTTTGAATTAACAGATTTAAAAACAATAAAGGTTGATGAGCAGCAGCAAAGCACTGCCAAAGGCGTTTATGCCGCAGGAGATTGTGCAACCTTGTTCAGGTCGCTATCTATCATTACGGCTGCAGGAACAATGGCTGCAGTGGCAATGAACAAGGAAATGATTTCTGAAGAATTTTGA
- a CDS encoding class I SAM-dependent methyltransferase → MNNNYDKIAGHYDTLSRLVFFKSQVNAQINQLQHIPENSSVLIVGGGTGWILEELAKIYTGGLKIVYVEISAKMTVLSQKRNYKDNQIEFMDVGIEDFKTDVLFDVILTPFLFDNFAEQRAAKVFGQLNEYLKKDGLWFLVDFSLNKINGNWWKWLLLKSMYNFFKLMGIVEADKLIDMVPYFFKADYLIVEERLYYGGFIKATIFRK, encoded by the coding sequence ATGAACAACAACTACGACAAAATTGCCGGTCATTACGATACTTTAAGCCGTTTGGTGTTTTTTAAATCGCAGGTTAATGCACAGATCAATCAGCTTCAACATATTCCAGAGAATAGTTCGGTACTGATTGTTGGCGGTGGAACCGGGTGGATCCTGGAAGAACTCGCGAAGATTTATACCGGTGGATTAAAGATCGTTTATGTAGAAATATCTGCTAAAATGACTGTGCTTTCTCAAAAACGAAACTATAAAGACAATCAGATCGAATTTATGGATGTCGGCATCGAGGATTTTAAAACTGATGTATTATTTGATGTAATTTTAACGCCTTTTCTATTTGATAACTTTGCTGAGCAACGCGCTGCAAAGGTGTTTGGCCAGTTAAATGAATATTTAAAGAAAGATGGATTATGGTTTCTCGTCGATTTTTCACTCAATAAAATTAATGGAAACTGGTGGAAATGGTTGCTGCTCAAATCAATGTATAACTTTTTTAAATTAATGGGCATAGTAGAAGCAGATAAACTTATCGATATGGTCCCTTACTTTTTCAAAGCCGATTATCTGATTGTTGAGGAACGATTATATTATGGAGGTTTTATTAAAGCAACAATCTTCAGAAAATAA
- a CDS encoding PadR family transcriptional regulator has product MIAENTQTQMRKGILEYCVLSIISRGEIYASDIIAELRSAKLLVVEGTLYPLLTRLKNNGLLSYNWVESTSGPPRKYYTLTEDGRGILSQLDQTWQELAYAVGISQKGANS; this is encoded by the coding sequence ATGATAGCAGAAAATACGCAAACACAAATGCGGAAGGGAATTCTGGAGTACTGTGTTTTATCAATCATCTCCCGGGGCGAAATATATGCTTCGGATATTATTGCCGAATTAAGGTCGGCAAAGCTATTGGTGGTTGAGGGTACATTATATCCATTATTAACGAGGCTTAAAAACAATGGTTTGTTAAGCTACAACTGGGTAGAATCTACCTCAGGCCCACCGCGTAAATATTATACCTTAACCGAAGATGGTCGGGGCATTTTATCTCAATTAGATCAAACCTGGCAGGAGCTGGCTTATGCTGTAGGTATTTCACAAAAAGGAGCCAATTCATAA
- a CDS encoding amino acid permease translates to MKKSIASIVAEANESGEGTLKRTLGPINLILIGVGLTLGAGLFSITGLAAANHSGPAVTLSFVIAALGCGFAALCYAEFASMIPVAGSAYTYSYATMGELFAWIIGWDLVLEYSVGCATVAISWSQYLTRFLASLHIYLPPQLTLSPFETAKLADGTTVNGIINIPAALVVVLMTAILIRGTKGSAIVNGIIVFLKVGVVLVFIALGWQYIDPANYHPYIPENTGTFGQFGWSGVLRGAGLVFFVFIGFDAVAASAQETKNPARDLPIGIIGSLVVCTVLFGLFGHVMTGLANYKEFANSGAPVAIAIEKTPYAWLSQAIILAILIGYTSVILIDLMAQSRMFYSISKDGLLPKMFSDVHTKFKTPYKSNIILCVFIGLFAAFVPMNVVGEMTSIGTLLAFLMVCVGILILRKTDPEAKRPFRVPFVPLIPILGILTCIAMMVFLPWETWVRLAVWLIIGLAIYFWYGKKNSKLKAQQDNTEQ, encoded by the coding sequence ATGAAAAAATCTATTGCCAGCATTGTTGCTGAGGCAAACGAAAGCGGCGAAGGAACGCTCAAAAGAACCTTAGGTCCCATTAACCTGATTTTAATTGGTGTTGGCTTAACGCTGGGTGCAGGTTTATTTTCCATTACAGGTTTGGCAGCAGCCAATCACTCTGGTCCGGCAGTTACCCTATCTTTTGTAATTGCAGCATTGGGCTGTGGTTTTGCAGCCTTATGTTATGCTGAGTTTGCTTCCATGATTCCGGTTGCAGGTAGTGCCTATACCTATTCTTACGCCACCATGGGCGAACTTTTCGCCTGGATTATAGGCTGGGATTTAGTATTGGAATATTCTGTGGGTTGTGCTACTGTAGCCATCAGCTGGTCGCAGTATTTAACCAGGTTTTTAGCCAGCTTGCATATTTATCTCCCTCCACAGTTAACCTTATCCCCTTTCGAAACCGCTAAACTGGCCGATGGCACTACCGTTAATGGCATTATTAACATCCCCGCAGCATTGGTGGTGGTATTAATGACCGCCATATTAATCCGCGGCACTAAAGGCTCGGCCATTGTAAATGGGATAATTGTATTCCTTAAAGTTGGTGTGGTATTGGTTTTTATTGCGCTGGGCTGGCAATATATCGATCCGGCAAATTACCATCCCTACATTCCCGAAAATACAGGAACATTTGGCCAGTTTGGCTGGAGCGGTGTTTTACGTGGTGCGGGTTTAGTATTTTTTGTATTTATAGGCTTCGATGCCGTTGCCGCTTCTGCACAGGAAACAAAAAACCCTGCCCGGGATTTACCAATCGGTATCATTGGATCGCTGGTGGTTTGTACTGTTTTATTTGGCTTGTTTGGACACGTCATGACAGGCCTGGCCAATTATAAGGAATTTGCCAATAGCGGTGCCCCGGTAGCCATTGCCATCGAAAAAACACCTTATGCATGGTTAAGTCAGGCTATTATTCTGGCCATTTTAATCGGTTATACTTCAGTAATTTTAATCGATTTAATGGCGCAATCGCGGATGTTTTATTCCATTAGCAAGGATGGATTATTGCCAAAGATGTTTTCTGATGTACATACCAAATTTAAAACACCATACAAATCGAACATTATACTTTGTGTATTTATTGGACTTTTTGCGGCATTTGTCCCCATGAATGTGGTAGGTGAAATGACAAGCATTGGTACCTTACTGGCCTTTTTAATGGTTTGCGTGGGTATTTTGATCTTAAGAAAAACAGATCCTGAGGCGAAGCGTCCTTTTAGAGTTCCATTTGTACCACTAATCCCTATTTTAGGCATTTTAACCTGTATTGCCATGATGGTGTTTTTACCCTGGGAAACCTGGGTCAGACTAGCGGTGTGGTTAATTATTGGCTTAGCTATTTACTTTTGGTACGGTAAAAAGAACAGTAAATTAAAAGCACAGCAAGACAACACAGAACAATAG